The Oscillospiraceae bacterium genome contains the following window.
GTTTGATCAACAACTTCCTGATGGCGATCGGACTGAATGACGTACCCATGTGGCTGGGTGATACAGCGTGGAGCAAGCCGGCACTTGTCATCATGCGTGTATGGCAGATGGGCGGCTACTATATGATTATGTTCCTTGCCGGTCTTCAGACGATACCCGAAACCCTGTACGAAGCAGCGGAGCTGGACGGCGCCAGCGGAATCCAGAAGTTTTTCCGCATCACATTGCCGCTTTTGTCGAACACAACGTTTGTTGTCATGATTCTTCTGGTAATCGAAGCGTTCAATATGTTCGAATCCATCTTTATTATGACAGCCGGCGGTCCTTTGGGTTCGACCAGTACCATGATGTATTACATCTACGAACAAGCCTTCAGTAGCTACAACATGGGCTATGCATCCGCTCTGGCATGGATATTCTTTGCACTGATTATGGTTGTGTCGTTGATCCAGTATAAATTCCGCAACGAACAGGGAGGAGAATAAAATGAAACAGAAATCCCTGGGCGTCAAGGCCCGTAAGCGCATTGGGT
Protein-coding sequences here:
- a CDS encoding sugar ABC transporter permease, which translates into the protein MTLKRREACLGWLFVSPALIGFSIFTFGSILYSFYLSMTDYDLVSTPKWVGFDNYIRAFTKDQYFYKYFGNTLYFVVTLVPIVLALSLLLAILINKKTSWVNNIYRVALFLPSITSTVAVSMVWLWIFNPDMGLINNFLMAIGLNDVPMWLGDTAWSKPALVIMRVWQMGGYYMIMFLAGLQTIPETLYEAAELDGASGIQKFFRITLPLLSNTTFVVMILLVIEAFNMFESIFIMTAGGPLGSTSTMMYYIYEQAFSSYNMGYASALAWIFFALIMVVSLIQYKFRNEQGGE